A stretch of Deltaproteobacteria bacterium DNA encodes these proteins:
- a CDS encoding ANTAR domain-containing protein, with translation MELSSLKAEVKDLRESIETRKLVERAKGILMKRCSIGEDEAFKLLQSHSQKENKKMKEIAAMIIDASKLL, from the coding sequence ATCGAACTAAGCAGCCTCAAGGCCGAGGTAAAAGACCTTCGCGAATCCATAGAAACACGAAAACTCGTAGAGCGGGCAAAGGGCATTCTCATGAAACGCTGCTCCATAGGCGAGGACGAGGCCTTCAAGCTTTTGCAGAGCCACTCGCAAAAAGAAAACAAGAAAATGAAGGAAATAGCGGCGATGATAATCGACGCAAGCAAGCTTCTCTAA
- a CDS encoding c-type cytochrome codes for MRNFMMVLLCVLAIGVFAGCKGKEDAKPAPAASAPAAPAAAPATPAQAPATAPAATVAPKADAKAATAFISYDSARLKHVRANGLPAKYAGMSNPVPSSEASVSKGSNIFKQQCVLCHGVTGRGDGPGGKSLKPPATDLISVARTKEGTDAYLFWAMTEGGSALKTSMPTFKHIPEEGRWMVVNFLRSEVSKAK; via the coding sequence ATGCGTAATTTTATGATGGTTCTGTTGTGTGTTCTGGCTATAGGCGTTTTTGCCGGTTGTAAAGGTAAAGAGGATGCAAAACCCGCGCCCGCCGCCTCTGCGCCTGCTGCTCCGGCAGCGGCCCCGGCCACACCTGCTCAAGCGCCTGCAACGGCTCCCGCTGCTACAGTAGCTCCAAAGGCCGACGCAAAGGCAGCAACTGCGTTTATTTCTTATGATTCGGCAAGGCTTAAGCATGTAAGGGCAAACGGACTTCCTGCGAAGTATGCAGGCATGAGCAACCCGGTGCCGTCAAGCGAGGCTTCGGTGTCCAAGGGCTCAAACATCTTTAAGCAGCAGTGCGTGCTCTGCCACGGAGTTACAGGGCGCGGCGACGGCCCCGGTGGAAAGTCGCTTAAGCCCCCGGCAACGGACCTTATATCCGTTGCGCGCACAAAGGAAGGCACCGACGCATATCTCTTCTGGGCAATGACAGAGGGCGGGAGCGCGCTTAAGACCAGCATGCCGACCTTCAAGCACATCCCCGAAGAGGGCAGGTGGATGGTCGTTAACTTTCTAAGGAGCGAAGTCTCGAAGGCGAAATGA
- a CDS encoding zf-TFIIB domain-containing protein, producing MQEKPDRKEDEYFARQEYEKRKKLEAEKQRNLAADEKKRLKELHHMKCPKCGMNLVEIDFKGIRIDKCTECEGIWLDAGEIDMVAKLGKAGFTGLFSIFRN from the coding sequence ATGCAGGAAAAACCGGACCGCAAAGAAGACGAGTACTTCGCACGACAGGAGTATGAAAAGAGAAAAAAATTAGAAGCGGAAAAGCAGCGCAACCTCGCAGCCGATGAAAAGAAACGCTTAAAGGAACTCCATCACATGAAATGTCCAAAGTGCGGCATGAACCTTGTCGAGATCGACTTCAAGGGCATACGTATCGACAAATGCACCGAATGCGAGGGGATCTGGCTCGATGCAGGCGAAATAGACATGGTCGCAAAGCTAGGCAAGGCCGGGTTCACCGGGCTGTTTAGCATTTTCAGGAATTAA
- the fsa gene encoding fructose-6-phosphate aldolase translates to MKFFIDTANINEIKTAASWGLLDGVTTNPTLVAKEKREFLPLLKEICAVVDGPVSAEVVSTDSEGMLKEAHNLAAIHKNIVIKIPMLTEGLKAVKELTAEGIKTNVTLVFSPLQALMAAKAGATYVSPFIGRLDDISHTGMDLVRQIMDIYENYGYTSEVIVASVRNPLHVLDGALCGAHIATVPFKVLEQFAKHPLTDIGLEKFLKDWESVPKQTK, encoded by the coding sequence ATGAAGTTTTTCATAGATACTGCCAATATAAACGAAATAAAGACTGCCGCGAGCTGGGGGCTTCTTGACGGAGTCACCACGAACCCGACGCTCGTTGCAAAGGAGAAAAGGGAGTTTCTTCCGCTCTTAAAGGAAATATGTGCCGTAGTCGACGGCCCGGTCAGCGCAGAGGTCGTAAGCACAGATTCGGAAGGCATGCTAAAGGAGGCCCACAACCTTGCGGCCATACATAAGAACATAGTCATCAAGATACCCATGCTTACCGAAGGGCTAAAGGCCGTAAAAGAGCTTACCGCAGAGGGCATAAAGACCAACGTGACGCTCGTGTTTTCGCCGCTTCAGGCGCTCATGGCCGCAAAGGCCGGGGCAACCTACGTGAGCCCGTTTATCGGCAGGCTCGACGATATCTCTCATACGGGAATGGACCTTGTAAGGCAGATAATGGATATATACGAGAACTACGGCTACACCTCCGAGGTCATAGTCGCAAGTGTCAGAAACCCGCTCCATGTGCTCGATGGGGCGCTGTGTGGAGCGCACATCGCGACCGTGCCGTTTAAAGTGCTCGAGCAGTTCGCAAAGCATCCTTTGACCGATATAGGGCTTGAGAAGTTCTTGAAAGACTGGGAAAGCGTTCCAAAACAAACAAAGTAA
- the htpX gene encoding zinc metalloprotease HtpX, whose product MNGLKTMVLLVALTLMLVAAGAVIGGKSGMTIALVLAFAMNFITYWFSDKIVLQMYGAKQVTEAEAPGLYSSVARLSQAVGMPMPKVYIIDEAQPNAFATGRNPENGAVAVTTGIMNILSKEELEGVIGHELAHIQNRDILIGTVAATIAGAISYLAQMAQWAAIFGNRNEDEEGSSPFAAIVMMIVGPIAALLIQMAISRSREYLADRRGARIAGNPLYLSNALRKLHAASQHVPMAANPATSHMFIVNPLAGGTLMRLFSTHPPMEERVRRLETMTP is encoded by the coding sequence ATGAACGGACTAAAGACAATGGTGCTTCTGGTGGCCCTGACACTCATGTTAGTAGCCGCCGGAGCGGTAATAGGAGGCAAATCGGGCATGACGATAGCGCTTGTGCTCGCATTCGCCATGAACTTCATAACCTACTGGTTTAGCGACAAGATAGTGCTCCAGATGTACGGCGCGAAACAGGTGACCGAGGCCGAGGCCCCCGGGCTTTATTCCTCGGTTGCGCGACTTTCACAGGCAGTCGGCATGCCTATGCCAAAAGTATACATCATCGACGAAGCGCAGCCAAACGCCTTTGCCACCGGCAGAAACCCGGAAAACGGAGCCGTTGCCGTAACGACCGGCATAATGAACATCCTTAGCAAAGAAGAGCTCGAAGGCGTAATAGGCCACGAACTGGCGCATATACAAAACCGTGATATACTTATCGGTACCGTGGCGGCCACGATAGCCGGCGCTATAAGCTATCTCGCGCAGATGGCCCAGTGGGCGGCTATATTCGGCAATAGAAACGAGGACGAAGAAGGCTCCAGCCCGTTTGCCGCCATCGTTATGATGATAGTCGGCCCAATAGCCGCGCTGCTAATCCAAATGGCCATATCGCGGTCAAGAGAATACCTCGCCGACCGGCGCGGGGCGCGCATAGCAGGGAATCCGCTATACCTGTCGAACGCGCTCAGAAAGCTGCATGCCGCGTCGCAGCACGTGCCCATGGCGGCCAACCCCGCGACATCGCACATGTTCATAGTAAACCCTCTCGCTGGCGGCACGCTTATGAGGCTTTTCAGCACGCACCCGCCGATGGAGGAAAGAGTAAGAAGGCTCGAAACAATGACGCCTTAA
- the rnr gene encoding ribonuclease R, producing the protein MSKADKTAKIGVDKVTALFKEGAFSKKPLSFKELTRLLEVDKDERHSFKRLLNELVAKGELVKIRGGRFALPSKMNMVDGELTCHADGYGFVIPDDGGEDVFVGARRLRGAMHGDKVIARIEGTKPGGKREGSIVRITERANEKIVGIFRKGKGFSTLIPLNERITTSILIPPGEEKDSIDGLVVEAAVIKWPERHEGLLMRVVAVLGPPDDFAVELEVITKKYGLLYQFPRDVEIEAKAVPGEVLESDIGERVDLRSKPIVTIDGETAKDFDDAVCVERLSGGGYRLYVSIADVSHYVKPGTALDREAYGRATSVYFPGSCIPMLPEKLSNGICSLNPKVDRLTMTAEMEFDKDGRPQKSRFYESVIKSVERMTYTNVKKALEGSDAEVEERYKGLIGDFRLMKELALKLNLLRSENGSLDFDLPEPQIILDIEGRPQDIIKSERNIAHRIIEEFMLAANKAVAEIFSKRGLAFVYRIHEAPDSEKMDEFRKFVATFGYDLKGASPTTLQKLLKHVDGKTEEKLINHLLLRSMKQAVYSEMNIGHFGLAFEDYTHFTSPIRRYPDLMVHRLLKDYLAKRGPRGGKEALESYLAEASAHCSKRERNAMEAEREIVDLKKTQFMKDKVGEEHDGVISGVTGFGIFVELSEYFVEGLVHITALGDDYYEFVEKEHALVGSRTKKRYRLGSPVRVRVVSADVMRRRIDMEIAGQESVGRRGPGAGKNVAGKNNEQKKSNKQNERGSRGKKRRRR; encoded by the coding sequence ATGAGCAAGGCGGATAAGACAGCTAAAATCGGCGTTGATAAGGTAACCGCGCTTTTCAAGGAAGGGGCTTTTTCAAAAAAGCCCCTTTCCTTTAAGGAGCTCACGCGTCTTCTGGAAGTAGACAAGGACGAGCGGCATTCCTTTAAGCGCCTTTTAAACGAACTCGTGGCAAAGGGCGAGCTCGTAAAGATCCGAGGCGGACGTTTTGCGCTTCCTTCTAAAATGAACATGGTCGACGGAGAGCTTACGTGCCACGCCGACGGCTACGGCTTCGTAATTCCCGACGACGGCGGGGAGGACGTGTTTGTCGGCGCAAGAAGGCTAAGAGGCGCCATGCACGGCGACAAGGTGATTGCGCGTATAGAGGGCACGAAGCCCGGAGGCAAGCGCGAGGGTTCTATCGTAAGGATAACAGAGCGCGCAAACGAAAAGATTGTCGGAATATTCAGGAAGGGCAAAGGGTTCTCTACGCTCATTCCGTTAAACGAGCGCATAACAACGAGCATACTGATACCTCCGGGCGAGGAAAAGGACTCGATAGACGGACTTGTCGTTGAGGCAGCTGTGATCAAATGGCCTGAAAGACACGAGGGGCTTCTTATGCGGGTTGTCGCGGTGCTTGGCCCGCCCGATGATTTTGCAGTTGAGCTCGAGGTGATAACCAAAAAATACGGTCTCCTCTACCAGTTCCCGCGCGATGTGGAAATTGAGGCAAAGGCCGTGCCGGGCGAGGTTTTAGAGAGCGATATAGGCGAAAGGGTGGACCTAAGAAGCAAACCCATCGTTACCATAGACGGCGAGACTGCAAAGGACTTTGACGACGCCGTGTGTGTCGAGAGGCTATCTGGCGGCGGCTACAGGCTCTATGTGTCCATAGCCGACGTAAGCCATTACGTAAAGCCGGGCACAGCGCTCGACAGGGAGGCCTATGGGCGCGCTACCAGCGTGTACTTTCCGGGAAGCTGCATACCGATGCTTCCGGAAAAGCTCTCTAACGGGATTTGCAGTTTAAACCCCAAGGTTGACCGGCTCACGATGACAGCCGAGATGGAGTTTGATAAAGACGGCAGGCCGCAAAAGAGCAGGTTCTACGAGAGCGTTATAAAAAGTGTTGAGAGGATGACCTACACGAATGTAAAGAAGGCCCTCGAAGGTTCGGATGCAGAGGTTGAGGAGCGCTACAAAGGCCTTATCGGCGATTTTCGGTTGATGAAAGAACTTGCATTAAAGCTCAATCTGTTAAGGAGCGAGAACGGCTCCCTTGACTTCGATCTTCCCGAGCCGCAGATTATTCTTGATATCGAAGGCAGGCCCCAGGATATCATAAAGTCAGAAAGGAATATCGCGCACAGGATAATAGAAGAGTTCATGCTTGCTGCCAACAAGGCGGTTGCCGAGATATTCTCGAAGCGCGGGCTTGCCTTTGTCTACAGGATTCACGAGGCGCCTGATTCGGAAAAGATGGATGAGTTCAGGAAGTTCGTAGCAACATTTGGTTATGACTTAAAGGGTGCGTCTCCAACGACGCTCCAGAAACTTCTAAAGCACGTCGACGGCAAGACAGAGGAAAAACTCATAAATCATCTTCTTCTAAGGAGCATGAAGCAGGCCGTGTACTCTGAGATGAATATCGGCCACTTCGGCCTTGCCTTCGAGGATTACACGCACTTTACATCGCCAATCAGGCGTTATCCCGATTTGATGGTGCACAGGCTATTAAAGGACTATCTTGCAAAGCGCGGCCCCAGAGGCGGCAAAGAAGCGCTCGAGAGTTATCTTGCCGAGGCCTCGGCGCACTGCTCGAAACGCGAGCGTAATGCGATGGAAGCGGAAAGAGAGATAGTCGACCTTAAAAAGACGCAGTTCATGAAGGATAAGGTCGGAGAGGAGCACGACGGCGTAATCTCTGGTGTTACTGGGTTTGGCATATTCGTCGAACTAAGCGAGTACTTTGTCGAGGGGCTCGTGCACATCACGGCCCTTGGCGACGATTATTATGAGTTTGTCGAAAAGGAGCACGCGCTTGTCGGCTCGCGCACGAAGAAGAGATACCGTCTGGGCTCTCCGGTGAGGGTGCGCGTTGTCAGCGCCGATGTGATGCGCCGCAGAATTGACATGGAGATAGCAGGCCAGGAAAGTGTCGGCAGGCGAGGGCCAGGTGCTGGTAAGAATGTTGCCGGAAAAAATAATGAACAAAAGAAAAGCAATAAACAGAACGAACGCGGCTCCAGAGGCAAAAAACGCAGGCGGCGCTGA
- a CDS encoding DUF2304 domain-containing protein encodes MNTAASSFSAINALPLVITAIFFFLIIDFVRRGLLKEKYSVLWIAFIIVAAILSIWQELLTKVALILGVSYPPSLLFLVAIIMILLLLLHFSVVISILTEKCKTLAQETAMIKEELANIKKTLGKETDE; translated from the coding sequence ATGAACACAGCCGCCTCTTCCTTTAGCGCCATAAATGCGCTGCCGCTCGTAATAACAGCAATATTCTTTTTTCTCATAATAGACTTCGTGCGCCGCGGGCTTCTAAAGGAAAAATATTCGGTCCTATGGATAGCCTTCATCATCGTTGCGGCAATTTTATCGATATGGCAGGAACTTTTAACAAAGGTCGCGTTGATTCTCGGCGTATCATACCCGCCGTCATTATTATTTCTTGTCGCCATAATAATGATACTGCTCCTTTTACTGCACTTCTCCGTGGTAATATCCATACTGACCGAAAAATGCAAAACCCTTGCGCAAGAGACCGCCATGATCAAGGAAGAGCTGGCAAACATAAAGAAAACTCTCGGCAAAGAAACGGATGAGTAA
- a CDS encoding long-chain fatty acid--CoA ligase — protein sequence MSGIFNAKDGDISAKNGPTIASAFFSRPLENVDGTSVLVWRDGDTLKGRSAIEFRDEAMWFSMGLATLGISSGERIAIVHENAPEWIIADLAIAAAGCVSVPLYTTLSVEEKAKQMNDSSVTAAVVSARHEKEMVSLKGRMPLLKHIISTASVAAHDGVLTFQDIVRLGRESGSKDMFFTRLSGVSPDDPFTIIYSSGTTGNSKGVVLSHANIISNIKGSLDALDITGRDTYLSYLPMAHVFERMIHHMFVSLGSVISYSKGFASVGADARFFKPSVMVGVPFFFERVREKIIENVAASGAVASRLFNAAMAFGSVLRPLNPLDVFILKKIRDKAAPGLRFFVSGGAALPKELADFYWTLGIPVLQGYGLTETSPVVAVNTLSYNRNGAVGRPIPGVNVRIADDGEILVNGPSVMKGYLNMPEATREAITGGWFHTGDLGEIDADGFLSITGRKKDIIVTSGGKNVAPQKIEALLKADEHIKEALVYGDGKPHLAALVAPEPARLEALMSELGLVDKTSALCDTRVREFFSKIIRKRLSAVSRFEQVRAFALISGEFSFEHGVLTPTMKIKRKKVEEMYGDILCPLFDAHHGEN from the coding sequence GTGTCCGGCATATTTAACGCTAAAGACGGCGATATCAGCGCTAAGAACGGGCCGACCATAGCCTCTGCTTTTTTCTCAAGGCCGCTTGAGAATGTGGACGGCACAAGCGTCCTTGTCTGGCGCGACGGCGATACCCTGAAGGGCCGAAGCGCTATAGAGTTTAGGGACGAGGCCATGTGGTTTTCCATGGGGCTTGCCACACTCGGCATCAGTAGCGGCGAAAGGATCGCCATCGTCCACGAGAACGCGCCCGAGTGGATAATCGCCGACCTCGCGATAGCTGCGGCAGGGTGCGTAAGCGTGCCGCTCTACACCACCCTTTCGGTTGAAGAAAAAGCCAAACAGATGAATGACTCTTCCGTGACCGCTGCCGTAGTATCGGCGCGCCACGAAAAGGAAATGGTTTCACTGAAAGGCCGCATGCCGCTGTTAAAGCATATCATATCAACCGCTTCCGTGGCAGCGCATGATGGTGTGCTGACGTTTCAGGACATAGTAAGGCTTGGCAGGGAGTCTGGCAGCAAGGATATGTTTTTTACCAGGCTCTCCGGTGTTTCCCCGGACGACCCGTTTACCATAATATATTCTTCCGGCACGACCGGAAACTCGAAGGGTGTTGTGCTTAGCCACGCAAACATCATCTCCAATATAAAAGGCTCGCTTGATGCCCTTGACATAACCGGGCGCGACACTTATCTATCGTACCTTCCCATGGCGCACGTATTCGAGCGCATGATACACCACATGTTCGTTTCTCTTGGCTCGGTGATATCGTACTCAAAGGGGTTTGCCTCCGTGGGCGCGGACGCAAGGTTCTTTAAGCCAAGTGTCATGGTGGGTGTGCCGTTCTTTTTCGAGCGCGTGAGGGAGAAGATAATCGAGAACGTAGCTGCCTCCGGTGCGGTTGCCAGTAGGCTCTTCAACGCTGCCATGGCCTTTGGCAGCGTGCTTAGGCCGCTTAATCCGTTAGATGTCTTTATATTGAAAAAAATAAGGGACAAGGCCGCTCCAGGGCTAAGGTTCTTTGTCTCCGGAGGAGCCGCGCTTCCAAAGGAGCTTGCGGACTTTTACTGGACGCTTGGCATCCCCGTGCTCCAGGGATACGGGCTTACGGAAACATCGCCGGTAGTTGCCGTGAATACGCTTAGTTATAATAGAAATGGCGCAGTAGGCCGTCCTATACCCGGCGTGAACGTCAGGATAGCCGATGACGGCGAGATACTCGTAAACGGGCCAAGCGTGATGAAGGGCTATCTAAACATGCCCGAGGCAACGAGGGAGGCTATAACCGGCGGCTGGTTCCATACCGGGGATCTCGGAGAGATAGATGCTGATGGATTTCTTTCCATTACAGGCAGGAAAAAGGATATAATAGTTACCTCCGGCGGTAAAAACGTCGCGCCGCAAAAGATCGAGGCGCTTTTAAAGGCCGATGAGCATATAAAAGAGGCCCTGGTATACGGTGACGGTAAGCCGCACCTTGCGGCACTTGTAGCGCCCGAGCCGGCGAGGCTGGAGGCGCTTATGTCGGAGCTTGGTCTTGTTGACAAGACCTCGGCGCTTTGTGACACAAGGGTAAGGGAGTTTTTCTCGAAGATAATAAGGAAGCGGCTCTCTGCAGTTTCAAGGTTCGAGCAGGTCAGGGCATTTGCGCTTATATCCGGCGAGTTCAGTTTCGAGCACGGCGTGCTTACGCCAACTATGAAGATAAAGAGAAAAAAGGTCGAGGAGATGTACGGGGATATTCTTTGTCCTCTCTTCGATGCGCACCACGGCGAAAATTGA
- a CDS encoding cation-translocating P-type ATPase translates to MEWHQQLTEEALKNLGSSASGLSTVEATKRLEEWGPNELEEKEKKSAFRMFLDQFKDLMIIILIAAAVISGIIGDILDTIAIAVIVVLNAVIGFIQEYRAEKAMASLKKMAALYATAIRNGSPKIIPAAQIVPGDMIILEAGNIVPADIRLIETARLKLQEAALTGESVPIEKHTRPIHDATAPIGDRKNMAYKGTIVAYGRAFGVVTATGMDTSLGKIAAMLQDEGETSTPLQKRLAAFGKTLAIAVLAICAVLFAVGLLRNEPPVLMLLTAISLAVAAIPEALPAIVTISLAIGARKMVKQQALIRKLPAVETLGSVTYICSDKTGTLTMNKMAVEELYLDGAHTAVSALKQENTSQTPGKTPSSFEALMTALALNNDAKKDALGTITGDPTEAAPCIMAKDMGFDKDSLEEYMPRLAEIPFDSDRKCMTTFHPCPEEWKAATGAAFVSFTKGAPDVIIPASARMLAKDNETTIAAAPLTLANERMAGRGLRVLAVAMRFWTTLPGKEPRPEEAEKELTFIALVGMMDPPREEVRHAIDTCKSAGIIPVMITGDHPITARAIAVKLGILDGDHKAIITGRELEKLPLEEFEERVEHIRVYARVAPEQKLKIVKALQDKGHFIAMTGDGVNDAPALKAANIGIAMGITGTDVAKEASHMVLINDDFSTIVKAIREGRRIFDNIRKFIKYTMTSNSGEIWSIFLAPFLGLPIPLLPIHILWINLVTDGLPGLALSAEPEEREIMKRPPRHPKESIFAHGLGAHAIWVGLLMGFTTLFTQAWAIKTGHGHWQTMTFTVLCLSQMGHVLAIRTETESLFTRGLFSNKPLLGAFALTFALQMAVIYVPALQPIFKTEALTMSELAFTLAMSSVVFIAVEAEKLVRRRFIPTL, encoded by the coding sequence ATGGAATGGCACCAACAACTTACCGAAGAAGCGCTAAAAAACCTTGGCTCGTCCGCCAGCGGCCTGTCCACAGTAGAGGCAACAAAACGCCTCGAAGAATGGGGCCCAAACGAGCTCGAGGAAAAAGAGAAAAAAAGCGCATTCAGGATGTTCCTTGACCAGTTCAAGGACCTGATGATAATAATCCTCATTGCCGCAGCCGTTATATCAGGCATTATCGGAGACATTCTCGACACCATTGCAATAGCCGTTATCGTGGTGCTAAACGCCGTCATAGGCTTTATCCAGGAGTACAGGGCAGAGAAGGCCATGGCATCGCTAAAGAAGATGGCGGCCCTCTACGCAACAGCCATAAGGAACGGCTCGCCAAAGATAATACCAGCGGCACAGATAGTGCCAGGCGACATGATAATCCTCGAGGCCGGCAACATCGTTCCAGCCGACATCCGGCTTATTGAAACCGCAAGACTAAAGCTCCAGGAAGCGGCTCTCACGGGCGAGAGCGTGCCTATAGAAAAACACACACGCCCCATACACGACGCCACCGCTCCAATAGGCGACAGAAAAAACATGGCATACAAAGGCACTATCGTTGCCTACGGCAGGGCCTTTGGGGTCGTGACGGCAACGGGCATGGACACATCGCTTGGGAAAATAGCCGCCATGCTTCAGGACGAGGGGGAAACAAGCACCCCTCTTCAAAAACGCCTTGCGGCCTTCGGCAAAACGCTTGCCATAGCGGTGCTTGCGATATGCGCCGTTCTCTTTGCCGTCGGACTGCTAAGAAACGAGCCTCCGGTGCTCATGCTTCTTACCGCCATATCCCTTGCGGTAGCGGCAATACCTGAGGCCCTTCCTGCGATAGTCACGATATCGCTTGCAATAGGCGCAAGGAAAATGGTAAAGCAGCAGGCCCTTATAAGAAAGCTCCCTGCGGTAGAAACGCTTGGCTCCGTCACATACATCTGCTCGGACAAGACAGGCACCCTTACGATGAACAAAATGGCGGTCGAGGAACTCTACCTCGATGGCGCGCACACGGCCGTTTCAGCGCTTAAGCAAGAAAACACATCGCAAACACCCGGAAAAACACCATCATCCTTCGAAGCGCTGATGACAGCCCTTGCCCTTAATAACGACGCAAAAAAAGACGCCCTCGGCACCATCACCGGAGACCCGACGGAAGCAGCCCCGTGCATCATGGCTAAAGACATGGGCTTTGACAAGGACTCGCTCGAAGAGTATATGCCGCGCCTAGCAGAAATACCTTTCGATTCCGATAGAAAGTGCATGACGACGTTCCACCCGTGCCCTGAAGAGTGGAAAGCCGCAACCGGGGCTGCTTTTGTTTCATTCACCAAAGGCGCGCCTGACGTTATAATCCCTGCCTCGGCCAGGATGCTCGCCAAAGATAACGAAACAACTATTGCCGCCGCGCCTCTCACTCTGGCAAACGAACGCATGGCAGGGCGCGGCCTGAGGGTCCTTGCGGTTGCAATGAGGTTCTGGACTACTCTCCCAGGCAAAGAGCCGCGCCCGGAAGAGGCGGAAAAAGAACTGACCTTCATCGCGCTCGTCGGCATGATGGACCCTCCAAGAGAAGAAGTGCGCCACGCCATAGATACCTGTAAAAGTGCTGGCATAATACCTGTGATGATAACCGGTGACCACCCCATAACCGCGCGCGCCATAGCAGTAAAGCTCGGCATACTGGATGGCGACCACAAGGCGATAATCACAGGAAGGGAGCTTGAAAAACTGCCGCTCGAAGAATTCGAGGAAAGGGTCGAGCACATACGCGTGTACGCGCGCGTTGCGCCAGAGCAAAAACTCAAGATAGTCAAGGCCCTTCAGGACAAAGGCCACTTCATCGCCATGACAGGCGACGGAGTAAACGACGCGCCTGCGCTAAAGGCCGCAAACATAGGCATAGCCATGGGCATAACCGGCACGGACGTTGCCAAAGAGGCCTCTCACATGGTGCTTATAAACGACGATTTTTCGACAATAGTCAAGGCCATCAGAGAAGGCCGCCGCATATTCGACAACATAAGAAAGTTCATCAAATACACGATGACCAGCAACTCGGGCGAGATATGGAGCATATTCCTTGCCCCGTTTCTCGGGCTTCCAATCCCGCTTCTTCCAATCCACATACTATGGATAAACCTCGTAACAGACGGACTTCCGGGCCTGGCGCTATCGGCAGAGCCAGAAGAGCGCGAGATAATGAAGAGGCCCCCGCGCCACCCTAAAGAAAGCATATTCGCGCACGGCCTTGGCGCGCATGCAATATGGGTGGGGCTTCTGATGGGCTTTACAACGCTTTTCACTCAGGCATGGGCCATAAAGACCGGGCACGGACACTGGCAGACAATGACATTCACGGTGCTTTGCCTTAGCCAGATGGGACATGTGCTGGCAATAAGAACTGAGACCGAATCGCTTTTCACGCGCGGGCTATTCTCCAACAAGCCTCTTCTTGGCGCATTCGCGCTTACCTTCGCGCTCCAGATGGCCGTAATATACGTCCCGGCCCTCCAGCCCATATTCAAGACAGAGGCGCTGACCATGTCGGAACTGGCCTTCACGCTCGCAATGTCGTCGGTCGTCTTCATAGCAGTAGAAGCGGAAAAGCTTGTCAGGAGACGCTTTATACCAACCTTATAA
- a CDS encoding glycosyltransferase family 2 protein — MDNPRVLVIIPAYNEEASIKGVVNDVRANHPSADILVIDDGSSDKTFDRAAAAGAVTLKLPYNLGIGATVQTGFKYALKHNYDIAVQVDGDGQHPAVEIQKLVSVITSGKADLAVGSRFLGQGNYKPSVARGIGITIFSNIVSYIVGARFTDTTSGFRATGKNAIKFLAENYPDDYPEVEALVVLSRRGFKITEVPVTMSERTGGTSSITAGKSVYYMAKVMLAIFIDLLRKVN, encoded by the coding sequence ATGGATAACCCCAGAGTACTGGTAATAATCCCGGCATATAACGAAGAGGCTTCGATAAAGGGCGTGGTAAACGACGTTCGCGCCAACCATCCCAGCGCCGACATCCTTGTCATTGACGACGGATCCTCGGATAAAACATTCGATAGGGCCGCGGCTGCCGGAGCCGTGACGCTTAAGCTCCCATACAACCTCGGCATAGGCGCGACGGTGCAAACCGGGTTCAAGTACGCGCTAAAACACAACTACGACATAGCGGTGCAGGTTGACGGCGACGGCCAGCACCCGGCTGTGGAAATACAAAAGCTCGTCTCCGTAATAACCTCCGGTAAGGCGGATCTTGCCGTGGGCTCGAGGTTTCTTGGCCAGGGCAACTACAAGCCGTCTGTTGCCAGAGGCATTGGAATAACAATTTTTTCAAACATCGTCTCATATATAGTAGGAGCAAGATTTACCGACACGACATCGGGATTCAGGGCAACAGGCAAAAACGCGATAAAATTCCTTGCCGAAAACTACCCGGACGACTACCCGGAGGTAGAGGCCCTGGTGGTGCTCTCGAGACGCGGCTTTAAAATAACGGAAGTTCCGGTAACCATGTCCGAGAGAACGGGCGGGACATCGTCAATCACAGCAGGCAAATCGGTATATTACATGGCCAAGGTAATGCTTGCGATTTTCATTGACCTTTTGAGAAAAGTGAATTAA